In Metasolibacillus fluoroglycofenilyticus, a single window of DNA contains:
- a CDS encoding DUF1871 family protein — MENIEMNQKAVKVLEEWDPFQLGADSYDTETADVVAALQGIDDPSDLAKVIQTVYEHSYEQWIPFEHCVEMAYKLIAIKFEAKCII, encoded by the coding sequence TTGGAAAATATCGAAATGAATCAAAAGGCTGTTAAAGTGCTTGAGGAGTGGGACCCATTTCAGTTAGGTGCTGATAGCTATGACACAGAAACTGCGGATGTAGTTGCAGCTTTGCAGGGGATAGATGATCCGAGCGACTTAGCAAAGGTTATTCAAACTGTTTATGAACACTCTTATGAACAATGGATTCCATTTGAGCATTGTGTGGAAATGGCCTATAAATTAATTGCAATTAAATTTGAAGCGAAATGCATAATATAA
- a CDS encoding MalY/PatB family protein, producing MSNFNATIDRRKSRSYKWDRIEQIFNIEDASDILPMWIADMDFAAPKEVIEAIEERLKHPIFGYSYVCDGCKKAVVNWYERRHQWTILPETILFHHGVVPAIASIIETFTAPNDKVAISTPVYPPFSSVPKNQGRELVFCDLVEVNGSYTYDFAQLEELFKQGVKLYILCNPHNPAGVVWSRAQLEELVALCIKYDVYLLADEIHADVVLPGAKFVPTLSVAGSEQAKIISCIAPTKTFNLAGIQAAMMVVPNEDLRKQLEENAAAHGKMDLNAFASAAVQAAYTYGDTWLDELIDYLSVNMDYVSKELNALDGISVAKPEGTYLMWIDYRGTGLSEKEMMQRLLTIGKLALEPGTKYSEAGRGFLRMNVACPFSVVEDGVARFKKALATN from the coding sequence ATGTCAAATTTTAATGCAACTATCGATCGCCGTAAATCCCGTTCTTACAAATGGGACCGCATTGAGCAAATTTTTAATATTGAAGATGCTAGCGATATTTTACCAATGTGGATTGCAGATATGGATTTCGCAGCTCCAAAGGAAGTAATTGAGGCAATTGAAGAACGTTTAAAGCACCCGATATTTGGTTATTCATATGTCTGTGATGGCTGTAAAAAAGCGGTTGTTAACTGGTATGAGCGCCGTCATCAATGGACGATTCTTCCTGAAACAATTTTATTCCATCACGGTGTTGTTCCAGCAATCGCAAGTATCATTGAAACATTTACAGCTCCGAATGATAAAGTGGCGATTTCAACACCTGTCTATCCGCCATTTTCGAGCGTTCCAAAAAATCAAGGTCGTGAGCTTGTTTTTTGTGACTTAGTAGAGGTAAATGGCTCTTACACGTATGATTTTGCACAGCTTGAAGAGCTATTTAAGCAAGGAGTGAAGCTATACATACTATGTAATCCTCACAATCCAGCAGGTGTTGTTTGGAGCCGCGCGCAATTAGAGGAGCTAGTAGCACTATGCATTAAGTATGATGTTTATTTATTAGCAGATGAAATTCATGCAGATGTGGTGTTACCTGGTGCAAAATTCGTACCTACATTATCTGTTGCAGGTAGCGAGCAAGCGAAAATAATTTCGTGTATTGCCCCTACAAAAACGTTCAATTTAGCTGGTATTCAGGCAGCTATGATGGTTGTTCCAAATGAAGATTTACGCAAGCAGCTAGAGGAAAATGCTGCCGCACATGGCAAAATGGACTTAAATGCATTTGCTTCCGCTGCTGTACAAGCTGCTTACACATATGGCGATACATGGTTGGATGAATTAATTGATTATTTATCAGTAAATATGGATTACGTCAGCAAGGAATTAAATGCACTTGATGGTATTTCTGTTGCTAAACCTGAAGGTACTTACTTAATGTGGATTGATTATAGAGGCACAGGCTTATCTGAAAAAGAAATGATGCAACGATTATTAACAATTGGTAAACTTGCTTTAGAGCCCGGCACAAAATATAGCGAGGCAGGACGAGGCTTCTTACGTATGAATGTCGCTTGCCCATTCTCTGTCGTTGAAGATGGCGTTGCCCGCTTTAAAAAGGCACTTGCTACTAATTAA
- a CDS encoding sodium-dependent transporter, which produces MASREHFASKIGFILAAAGSAIGIGAIWKFPYMVGTNGGSVFILLFIICTLLIGLPILIAEFMIGRRGQASAIQSFKKQAPNRPWFLVGWLGVITSGLILSFYSVVGGWILSYLLRALTFSLSGQGTDFSQLFQQIIENPIEIIIAQGAFMLLTLLIVQAGIKDGIELASKWMMPLLFIFFILLCIRSLTLDGAMEGVRFMFVPDWSYFNGETFLLALGQAFFSLSVGICIMITYASYLPKEENIVSSGINVATMNIIISLLAGLVIFPAVFALGYSPTEGPGLVFMMIPAVFEQLPFGQVLLIIFFILLLFATITSAISLLEVVISNSIGERLHLRKKASWLFAAIIFIIGIPSALSFGVLSNITIFNKSIFNFIDYLTNSIAMPIGAILISLFVGYHYRKSIAQQELQATPVLFTVWYTIVRYIAPIVIAVILIRGIIN; this is translated from the coding sequence TTGGCTTCTAGAGAGCATTTTGCATCAAAGATTGGTTTTATTTTAGCTGCAGCCGGCAGCGCTATCGGTATTGGCGCGATATGGAAATTTCCGTATATGGTCGGAACAAACGGAGGCAGTGTTTTTATTTTATTATTTATTATTTGCACATTATTAATAGGGCTCCCTATTCTAATTGCTGAATTTATGATTGGGCGTCGTGGGCAAGCAAGCGCCATTCAATCATTTAAAAAACAAGCACCAAATCGTCCATGGTTTTTAGTTGGATGGCTCGGCGTGATTACAAGCGGTTTAATTTTATCGTTTTATAGCGTTGTTGGTGGCTGGATTTTAAGCTATTTGCTACGCGCACTAACATTTAGTTTATCCGGTCAAGGTACCGATTTTTCACAACTATTTCAGCAAATCATTGAAAACCCCATTGAAATAATCATTGCGCAAGGTGCATTTATGCTTCTAACATTATTAATTGTGCAGGCTGGTATTAAAGATGGGATTGAGCTAGCGAGCAAATGGATGATGCCGCTGTTATTTATCTTTTTTATTTTGCTTTGTATTCGCTCGCTAACGTTGGATGGTGCGATGGAGGGCGTGCGCTTTATGTTCGTACCAGATTGGTCCTATTTCAATGGCGAAACTTTTTTGTTGGCGCTCGGCCAAGCATTTTTCTCACTAAGCGTTGGAATTTGTATCATGATTACATATGCTTCATATTTACCGAAGGAAGAAAACATCGTAAGCTCAGGCATTAATGTGGCAACGATGAATATTATTATTTCTTTACTAGCAGGACTCGTTATTTTCCCAGCGGTATTTGCATTAGGCTATTCGCCAACAGAGGGACCAGGTCTTGTTTTCATGATGATTCCCGCCGTTTTTGAACAGCTCCCTTTTGGTCAGGTTCTGCTCATCATTTTCTTTATTTTACTATTATTCGCTACAATAACATCTGCGATTTCATTGCTTGAGGTTGTTATTTCAAACAGCATTGGCGAACGACTCCATTTGCGTAAAAAGGCCTCTTGGTTATTCGCTGCCATTATTTTTATCATTGGCATTCCAAGTGCCCTATCTTTTGGGGTATTGTCGAATATAACAATTTTTAATAAATCAATTTTTAATTTTATTGATTATTTAACGAATAGCATTGCTATGCCAATTGGCGCAATATTAATTTCATTATTTGTCGGCTATCACTACCGAAAGTCAATTGCACAGCAGGAGCTTCAAGCAACACCAGTACTATTTACAGTTTGGTATACAATCGTGCGCTACATCGCCCCAATTGTAATTGCTGTTATTTTAATTCGTGGAATTATAAATTAA
- a CDS encoding peptidylprolyl isomerase: MFPQLTTELNAGEILVEMNTTMGSIKIKLFPEHAPKTVENFLGHAKSGYYNGIVFHRVITDFMIQGGDPTGTGMGGESIWGGSFEDEFHHDLFNFRGALSMANAGPNTNGSQFFIVQMPHIPSDMIRQMEQASFPKEAIEYYAEHGGTPWLDHKHTVFGHVVEGMDIVDKIAGVKKDMRDKPLEDIKIESITVLNN, encoded by the coding sequence ATGTTTCCACAATTAACGACAGAGCTAAATGCAGGCGAAATTTTAGTAGAAATGAACACAACAATGGGTTCAATTAAAATTAAATTATTCCCAGAGCATGCACCAAAAACGGTTGAAAACTTTTTAGGTCATGCGAAATCAGGGTATTATAACGGGATTGTTTTTCATCGTGTAATTACTGATTTTATGATTCAGGGCGGTGACCCAACTGGTACAGGTATGGGCGGCGAATCAATTTGGGGTGGTTCCTTTGAAGATGAATTCCACCATGACTTATTTAACTTCCGCGGAGCACTATCAATGGCGAATGCTGGTCCAAATACAAATGGCTCACAATTTTTCATCGTGCAAATGCCTCATATTCCAAGCGATATGATTCGTCAAATGGAGCAAGCAAGCTTCCCGAAAGAAGCAATTGAGTATTATGCTGAACATGGCGGTACACCATGGTTAGACCATAAACATACAGTATTTGGTCATGTAGTTGAGGGTATGGATATTGTCGATAAAATTGCAGGTGTGAAAAAGGATATGCGTGATAAGCCACTTGAAGATATTAAAATCGAATCAATTACGGTATTAAATAATTAA
- the yugI gene encoding S1 domain-containing post-transcriptional regulator GSP13 — protein MEKQYKVGDVLTGKVTGIQPYGAFVALDEQTQGLVHISEITYGFVKDVSHFLKVGDEITVKILEIESESQKISLSIRALQEEPTHLKKEQRKTLQERLDEDDAAGFQPLKDKLQEWIEQSGQK, from the coding sequence ATGGAAAAACAATACAAAGTAGGTGACGTGCTAACTGGAAAAGTAACTGGAATTCAACCATACGGAGCATTCGTGGCGTTAGATGAGCAAACTCAAGGGCTTGTTCACATCTCAGAAATTACGTATGGATTTGTAAAGGATGTTAGTCACTTCTTAAAAGTTGGCGATGAAATTACTGTGAAGATTTTGGAAATTGAATCCGAATCCCAAAAAATAAGCTTATCCATTCGTGCGTTGCAAGAAGAGCCTACCCATCTGAAAAAGGAGCAGCGCAAAACATTGCAGGAGCGACTTGATGAGGATGACGCAGCAGGCTTTCAGCCATTAAAAGATAAGCTACAGGAATGGATTGAACAATCAGGACAAAAATAA